One Centropristis striata isolate RG_2023a ecotype Rhode Island chromosome 22, C.striata_1.0, whole genome shotgun sequence genomic window carries:
- the LOC131960729 gene encoding H-2 class I histocompatibility antigen, alpha chain-like, with amino-acid sequence MLTKDTKVEANLLLTCLATGFYPKNITLQIKRNGRILKKEDGLFSSDSLPNGDDTYQRRDWVEILRSDRSTFTCTVIHEASNRSVTEGWVLDHKAPDFPVEPVVGGVIGGLLVIVVGLVVELILKKRGIICRPQTQVNEDDAVNEDDAVCEAVPRAGSRGSIDSSISKDSGVSFDDYKTPDSQSLLSVDEVDDDLMSVKSEVSKSS; translated from the exons ATGTTGACAAAGGACACCAAAGTTGAGGCAAACCTCCTTTTGACGTGCCTGGCCACAGGTTTCTACCCAAAAAACATCACCCTACAGATCAAGAGAAATGGCCGCATTCTGAAAAAAGAGGACGGATTGTTTTCCTCGGACTCTCTCCCAAATGGAGACGACACCTACCAGAGGAGAGACTGGGTGGAGATTTTAAGGAGCGACCGGTCTACATTCACCTGTACAGTGATACATGAGGCATCCAATCGAAGCGTTACGGAAGGTTGGG TTTTAGATCATAAAGCTCCTGACTTCCCTGTTGAACCTGTCGTTGGTGGGGTGATTGGAGGCTTGCTCGTGATTGTGGTCGGGCTCGTTGTAGAGCTCATCCTGAAAAAGAGAGGCATAATCT gtcGTCCACAAACTCAAG TCAACGAAGACGACGCAGTCAACGAAGACGACGCAGTCTGCGAAGCGGTACCTCGCGCTG GTTCCAGAGGATCTATCgacagcagcatctccaaagactCTGGAGTCTCTT TTGATGACTACAAAACCCCCGACTCCCAGAGCCTCCTGTCGGTGGATGAAGTAGATGATGACTTGATGAGTGTGAAGTCTGAAGTCTCAAAGtcttcatag
- the LOC131960727 gene encoding popy class I histocompatibility antigen, alpha chain E-like: protein MRLIAVIVLLGTGLTVNCENHSLTYIYTALSKPVKLPGFHEFTAMSLMDDRIIDYFDSDLQKKVPRRAWMREQMDEDYWDEETRSLQSTQQWLKDKIQILKKKMGQNDSDVHVLQWIHGCEAESAPDSGIKFVRGMDRFCYDGEDLLSNDDTLTEAAVPTKRKRDDVQVLKEYIYTEGPMENECMDSLRKFMSYEKKQLMSARLYLHYHSVTIIFKSRHVFVKM, encoded by the exons ATGCGTCTCATCGCAGTGATTGTCCTTTTGGGGACAGGACTGACGGTAAACTGTG AGAATCATTCCCTTACCTACATCTACACGGCCTTATCCAAACCAGTCAAACTCCCAGGCTTCCATGAATTCACAGCCATGAGTCTGATGGACGACAGGATAATCGACTACTTCGACAGTGATCTCCAGAAGAAGGTTCCCAGACGGGCGTGGATGAGAGAGCAAATGGACGAAGACTACTGGGACGAAGAAACACGGTCCCTCCAGAGCACGCAGCAGTGGCTCAAAGATAAAATCCAAATCCTGAAGAAGAAGATGGGACAGAATGACTCCG ACGTCCATGTTCTCCAGTGGATCCATGGCTGTGAAGCTGAATCAGCGCCTGACAGCGGTATTAAGTTTGTCCGTGGCATGGACAGATTCTGCTATGATGGAGAAGACTTGCTGTCCAATGATGACACCCTGACTGAAGCAGCAGTCCCAACCAAGAGGAAGAGGGATGATGTCCAAGTCCTGAAAGAATACATATACACCGAAGGCCCCATGGAGAACGAGTGCATGGATTCGCTGCGCAAGTTCATGAGTTATGAAAAAAAGCAGCTAATGAGTGCCCGTTTGTATTTACATTATCATTCAGTAACCATAATCTTCAAATCCAgacatgtttttgttaaaatgtaa